The following coding sequences lie in one Arachis ipaensis cultivar K30076 chromosome B03, Araip1.1, whole genome shotgun sequence genomic window:
- the LOC107633292 gene encoding leucine-rich repeat extensin-like protein 5: MESIRRTYAHCIKSVPSPEFWVGTEFSKPDPPIIKRPIGRPKIHNRQKDPAEPLMQEGKLKRSFVVSCSKCGEKGHNYKTCKGAPSNPNWKPKTRHPSKKAATSSQSLIVLPLSQSAPGSEDASSSQPVSSPNPTVMESPTPSNPSMPQAPTRVTRSTLIISPPVPTTTQTRPPSPTIGRPFKPPAKANDTSRPQQSRFRPKQKIFRPPAPIAASTINTSPQQPTPSTIPSAASNQEAPPQNLPASPKTKDSKE; this comes from the exons ATGGAGTCCATCAGGAGAACATATGCACACTGTATTAAGTCTGTTCCAAGTCCAGAATTTTGGGTTGGAACTGAGTTCTCGAAGCCAGACCCACCTATTATCAAAAGGCCAATTGGACGGCCAAAGATTCATAATAGGCAAAAGGATCCGGCTGAGCCACTCATGCAAGAAGGAAAACTGAAAAGGTCATTCGTTGTATCCTGCAGCAAGTGTGGTGAGAAGGGTCACAACTATAAAACATGTAAAGGAGCCCCTTCCAACCCAAACTGGAAGCCGAAGACAAGGCACCCTAGCAAGAAAGCAGCTACTTCCTCTCAGTCACTGATTGTGCTTCCACTGTCACAATCTGCTCCAGGTTCAGAA GATGCATCCAGCAGCCAACCAGTCAGCTCCCCAAACCCCACTGTTATGGAATCACCTACCCCAAGTAATCCATCTATGCCTCAAGCTCCAACAAGGGTGACAAGATCCACACTTATCATTTCACCTCCAGTGCCAACAACTACTCAAACCAGGCCACCATCCCCAACTATAGGTCGTCCATTTAAACCTCCAGCGAAAGCCAATGACACATCTCGCCCACAACAGTCCAGATTCAGACCAAAGCAGAAGATCTTCAGGCCGCCGGCTCCAATCGCTGCATCCACAATCAACACTAGTCCACAACAGCCAACTCCATCAACCATCCCATCTGCAGCTTCAAATCAAGAAGCTCCACCCCAAAACTTACCCGCTTCTCCAAAAACAAAGGACTCGAAAGAATGA